Proteins from a genomic interval of Lolium perenne isolate Kyuss_39 chromosome 1, Kyuss_2.0, whole genome shotgun sequence:
- the LOC139832035 gene encoding uncharacterized protein: MDMWKMLEKFRAKVIDSSSDEESDQATQTMATAATSILHEYNASQMPVQRGSVKGRSKYLPWNGVEGHLRLHADYFDRTNPVFPEKMFQRRYRMSRDLFMVILRGVRDYDPYFQCIPDATGALGFTSYQKCSVAIRMPSYGIVAEIFVEYHRMGERTCLESMYRFCQAVIVVFGQHYCREPTFEDTRRMLSINKSRGFPGMIDNIDYIHWEWKNCPFG; this comes from the coding sequence atggacatgtggaaGATGCTGGAAAAGTTCCGCGCAAAGGTCattgactcctcttccgacgaagAGTCCGATCAGGCGACACAGACCATGGCTACTGCTGCGACCTCCATCCTCCACGAGTACAATGCTAGCCAGATGCCGGTGCAACGGGGCTCTGTGAAGGGACGCTCAAAATACCTGCCGTGGAACGGAGTGGAAGGGCACCTCCGGCTCCACGCGGACTACTTCGACCGCACCAATCCGGTGTTTCCAGAAAAAATGTTCcagcgccggtacaggatgtctAGGGACCTGTTCATGGTCATTCTACGGGGTGTCAGAGACTACGACCCCTACTTTCAATGCATacccgatgcaacaggtgcgctaggTTTCACCTCTTACCAAAAATGTTCCGTAGCTATTCGCATGCCATCCTATGGAATTGTTGCTGAAATATTCGTCGAGTATCATCGAATGGGTGAGAGAACATGCCTTGAGTCAATGTACCGGTTTTGCCAAGCCGTGATTGTCGTGTTCGGACAacattactgtagggagccaacatTTGAGGATACAAGGCGGATGTTGTCTATCAACAAGTCTAGAGGGTTCCCAGGCATGATTGACAACATAGATTACATtcactgggagtggaagaactgtccatttggatga